The Roseiconus lacunae genome has a segment encoding these proteins:
- a CDS encoding UbiX family flavin prenyltransferase, producing MSQLSLPVVVGVTGASGAMYAVRLLQALCQAEVDVHLTVSPSGAAVIRQETGVALNLREPDLLRLLGYVPAWSTARRRQLIDRVDWESQLKRHLQYHHYEDYFTPIASGSFRTAAMVVCPCSGSTLSGIARAASNNLITRAAEVHLKEHRKLVLVPRETPLSVLQLENMHRVAAAGATMLPAMPGWYHGVESLDCLVDFVVGRILDQLQVDNRMIDRWKETTT from the coding sequence ATGAGTCAATTGAGTCTTCCAGTCGTTGTCGGCGTGACCGGCGCGAGCGGTGCGATGTACGCCGTCCGTCTCTTGCAGGCACTGTGCCAAGCCGAGGTTGATGTTCATCTGACGGTCAGTCCTAGCGGTGCGGCGGTGATTCGGCAAGAGACCGGTGTCGCACTGAACTTGAGAGAGCCGGATTTGCTCCGTCTGCTGGGGTACGTCCCAGCTTGGTCGACCGCACGCCGGCGCCAATTGATCGATCGAGTGGATTGGGAAAGCCAACTGAAGCGGCATTTGCAGTACCATCACTACGAAGACTATTTCACGCCGATCGCCAGTGGTTCGTTTCGGACTGCGGCAATGGTCGTCTGTCCGTGCAGCGGAAGCACATTGAGCGGCATCGCGCGGGCGGCGTCGAATAACTTGATCACACGGGCGGCCGAAGTTCACTTAAAAGAGCACCGTAAATTGGTGCTCGTTCCTCGCGAGACTCCGCTCAGTGTTTTGCAGCTTGAGAACATGCATCGAGTCGCCGCCGCCGGAGCGACCATGCTACCCGCGATGCCAGGTTGGTACCACGGCGTCGAATCGCTTGACTGCTTGGTGGATTTCGTAGTCGGGAGAATTCTTGATCAATTGCAAGTCGATAATCGAATGATCGATCGATGGAAGGAAACGACAACGTGA
- the ubiE gene encoding bifunctional demethylmenaquinone methyltransferase/2-methoxy-6-polyprenyl-1,4-benzoquinol methylase UbiE, whose translation MSSGEPTLPVNRDQPFDRTPLDKSNERVREMFRQIAPKYDLMNHLLSMNIDKYWRRCAVKRLNLVPNIPVLDTCTGTGDLAMAIARAAPSGVEVIGSDFCGAMLEIARRKRETGDATETIDYVEADSQQLPFGSDLFQAVTVAFGLRNVADTDRGLAELTRVCKPGGKVIVLEFSRPRLPGLKQIYNGYFRYILPKVGQWFAKNDKSAYSYLPDSVSRFPDGEALAERMRTAGLSDVQYKPLTFGVCTIYEGTKPGQLNSAAEA comes from the coding sequence ATGAGTTCCGGTGAACCAACGCTTCCGGTCAATCGCGACCAGCCTTTTGATCGTACTCCCCTGGACAAAAGCAACGAGCGTGTGCGCGAGATGTTTCGCCAGATCGCGCCAAAGTACGATTTGATGAACCATCTGTTGTCGATGAACATTGACAAGTATTGGCGACGGTGCGCGGTCAAGCGGCTGAACTTGGTTCCTAATATTCCGGTCCTCGATACCTGCACCGGCACAGGGGACTTGGCGATGGCGATTGCTCGCGCGGCACCCTCGGGAGTCGAAGTCATCGGGAGCGATTTTTGTGGTGCGATGTTGGAGATCGCACGGCGAAAGCGAGAAACCGGTGATGCAACCGAGACGATCGATTACGTCGAAGCGGACTCTCAACAACTGCCATTCGGTTCGGATTTGTTTCAAGCGGTGACGGTCGCGTTCGGACTGCGAAACGTTGCTGACACCGACCGTGGGCTCGCCGAGCTGACTCGGGTCTGCAAGCCAGGTGGGAAGGTGATCGTGCTCGAATTTTCGAGGCCTCGCCTGCCGGGACTCAAACAGATTTACAACGGCTATTTCCGTTACATCTTGCCGAAGGTCGGGCAATGGTTTGCGAAGAACGACAAGTCCGCCTACAGCTACTTGCCCGATTCGGTCAGCCGTTTTCCTGATGGGGAAGCGTTGGCCGAACGGATGCGTACGGCAGGACTCAGCGACGTGCAATACAAGCCGCTGACGTTCGGCGTTTGCACGATTTATGAAGGGACAAAACCGGGACAATTAAATTCTGCGGCCGAAGCTTGA
- a CDS encoding GAP1-N2 domain-containing protein — protein sequence MSTELLYTSAPHGLRHGAKGFCTVLSTAGMSINVISKLESISGYRQFFSADHPRYAENPIAYAHQIFSVGGIQASVISRIGPYGIDYTGRPSNKIAHHVVVEPNEMPAAGPAWLLGQSVIRSQWLGHCETPSSGPDIPSGNQSSRICTQWRNLAGDAGWGGVVAEAVASADQTPLWIIYSLSQRDRLLELMDESIALLPVSLRWRATFNTFAVKVPPDVQCKIRFVPEGTEEAKLAASGKKAIDLTKPPRITTASRWVELARGTAKPDPVAPIQVAPTEETLEAPAEIETAWSDPDDGMGSHQPPPTPGPPELPPEASIDKGSKKNILIAVGVIGFLGLALTTWLVATQLSDTNAAKLPQPIPPPMEPDEPIETPAPSIIALETVQLDVRYDQKQAVRLILAGLEPARTDAAPTELPTAIEMRGVARLPSSRRVPADDQSESTVNPTMSDPDEDSAELNRVVPSAPDSIADDQVENDSADTMIPAAFVAWGADPFSLPEAESYLVNSTKLVNAQRTLDAHPLPTVPPQVSSIKFFWEPKTRYLIADASLSLKSPPEKFADQIAAYQRYVRSFSVLMTKIDTIRKANAELPNRLKMIGDDFLFQMKQPNETLRHLWQEIPSGNRFPERVNAFRQQLQDRLDQLRDPLTKQQQAATISIVSVCGEIVLTSKDAREAFSILKSGQTIDVPELVFFDADRAVIDRIPLRIHFSW from the coding sequence ATGAGTACCGAGCTACTTTACACATCCGCTCCACATGGTCTGCGTCACGGCGCCAAAGGTTTCTGTACGGTGTTATCCACCGCCGGAATGTCGATCAACGTGATCAGCAAGCTAGAATCGATCTCCGGTTACCGCCAGTTTTTTTCTGCGGATCATCCACGCTATGCCGAAAACCCAATCGCATACGCCCATCAGATTTTCAGCGTCGGCGGGATCCAGGCGTCGGTCATCTCTCGGATCGGCCCCTACGGGATCGACTACACCGGACGGCCGAGTAACAAGATCGCTCATCATGTTGTGGTTGAACCGAACGAGATGCCCGCCGCCGGACCGGCGTGGCTGTTAGGGCAGTCGGTGATCCGATCGCAATGGCTCGGTCATTGCGAAACGCCTTCCTCCGGACCGGACATCCCGTCCGGCAATCAATCGTCGCGGATTTGCACCCAATGGAGAAACCTAGCCGGCGATGCGGGCTGGGGAGGAGTCGTTGCCGAAGCGGTGGCTTCGGCTGACCAAACGCCGCTTTGGATCATCTATTCACTCAGCCAGCGTGATCGACTGCTGGAGCTGATGGACGAATCAATCGCCTTGCTCCCGGTATCACTTCGCTGGCGAGCGACGTTTAATACGTTTGCGGTGAAGGTCCCACCGGATGTGCAATGCAAAATTCGCTTCGTGCCCGAGGGCACCGAAGAAGCCAAACTTGCGGCATCGGGAAAAAAAGCGATCGACCTGACAAAACCGCCCCGCATTACAACGGCGTCTCGCTGGGTCGAACTTGCGCGCGGTACCGCCAAACCGGATCCGGTCGCCCCGATTCAGGTCGCACCAACAGAAGAAACCCTTGAGGCACCGGCGGAAATCGAGACGGCTTGGAGCGACCCCGATGATGGGATGGGATCGCACCAGCCGCCACCAACCCCGGGACCGCCAGAACTCCCGCCGGAAGCGAGCATCGACAAGGGATCGAAGAAAAACATTTTGATCGCCGTTGGTGTCATCGGATTTTTGGGGCTCGCCCTAACGACATGGTTAGTCGCGACACAATTGTCGGACACCAACGCAGCCAAGCTGCCGCAACCGATTCCGCCCCCGATGGAGCCGGACGAACCGATCGAGACACCTGCCCCATCAATTATCGCACTCGAAACCGTTCAGCTAGACGTTCGCTACGATCAAAAACAAGCGGTGCGATTGATCCTAGCCGGTCTTGAGCCAGCTCGAACCGATGCAGCTCCAACAGAGTTACCGACCGCGATCGAGATGCGAGGCGTGGCAAGGCTGCCATCGTCGCGACGAGTGCCCGCCGATGACCAATCAGAGTCAACGGTGAACCCAACGATGTCGGATCCTGACGAAGACTCCGCAGAACTAAATCGCGTCGTCCCGTCTGCCCCCGACTCCATTGCCGATGATCAAGTGGAAAACGATTCGGCGGACACTATGATTCCGGCCGCCTTTGTTGCTTGGGGGGCCGATCCGTTTAGTCTTCCCGAAGCCGAATCGTACTTGGTCAATTCCACCAAACTTGTCAACGCACAACGCACGCTAGATGCCCATCCGCTGCCGACCGTTCCGCCGCAAGTATCATCGATCAAATTTTTCTGGGAACCAAAAACGCGGTACCTGATCGCGGACGCGTCATTAAGTTTGAAATCACCGCCCGAAAAATTTGCGGACCAAATCGCCGCCTACCAACGTTACGTTCGTTCGTTTTCCGTCTTGATGACCAAAATCGACACGATCCGTAAAGCAAACGCCGAGTTGCCGAACCGCTTGAAAATGATCGGCGATGACTTTCTGTTTCAAATGAAACAACCGAACGAGACACTGCGGCACCTTTGGCAAGAAATTCCCAGCGGCAACCGGTTTCCCGAACGCGTCAACGCCTTTCGTCAACAACTACAAGATCGATTGGACCAGTTGCGAGATCCTTTGACCAAACAACAGCAAGCGGCAACGATCTCAATCGTCTCTGTTTGTGGCGAAATCGTTTTGACTTCGAAAGACGCTCGAGAAGCATTTAGTATTTTGAAATCCGGACAGACGATCGACGTTCCTGAGTTAGTCTTCTTTGATGCGGACCGTGCTGTGATCGATCGCATTCCGCTACGCATACATTTTTCTTGGTGA
- a CDS encoding DUF4339 domain-containing protein: MTPIERVYIRFRGRTIGPLAPDKVKEMVRRGQVTRMHELSADGLSWTKAEEFGNFFPRAAPAGSTAGDMAADGSVVPPGESGGAIAPNENATAQWYAHVQGEKQGPVSLDQMRLYAEAKVLKKDSLVWKNGMETWKAASEVLPELFGGKAPAGGSAAVSSPPSDDSDTSGPTGTALSKEIAENHGWILALGISLLIGCAVFFVVQILKLNEGGQKLRSDYLSASLFIVTAGAGSAVGILAIQVSMKMKAAAESGSPIATIVGAKSLSQFWMVGAIASIVWVAFVLLMLIAAITMSLPLTKVLG, translated from the coding sequence ATGACTCCGATTGAACGCGTCTACATTCGATTTCGAGGCCGTACGATCGGTCCGCTCGCTCCGGACAAAGTCAAAGAGATGGTCCGCCGCGGACAGGTGACGCGCATGCACGAACTTTCCGCCGACGGACTCAGCTGGACGAAAGCGGAAGAGTTCGGCAATTTTTTCCCGCGTGCGGCCCCCGCAGGTTCTACCGCAGGGGACATGGCGGCAGACGGATCTGTCGTGCCTCCGGGGGAATCTGGTGGCGCCATCGCACCGAATGAAAATGCCACCGCCCAGTGGTATGCCCACGTGCAAGGTGAAAAACAAGGCCCTGTGTCGCTCGATCAAATGCGGCTTTATGCCGAAGCCAAAGTCCTTAAGAAGGATTCATTGGTTTGGAAAAACGGCATGGAAACGTGGAAGGCTGCTTCCGAAGTCCTGCCGGAGCTGTTCGGTGGGAAAGCGCCCGCCGGTGGATCGGCCGCCGTCTCAAGCCCTCCGTCGGACGATTCGGACACCTCCGGACCGACCGGCACCGCCCTGTCGAAAGAAATCGCAGAAAACCATGGCTGGATCCTCGCCCTGGGGATCAGTCTACTGATCGGCTGTGCCGTGTTCTTTGTCGTCCAGATTTTGAAACTGAACGAAGGCGGTCAGAAACTACGCTCGGATTACCTCTCCGCCTCTCTATTCATTGTCACCGCGGGTGCCGGCAGCGCGGTCGGAATCTTGGCGATCCAAGTCTCGATGAAAATGAAAGCTGCGGCAGAATCTGGATCTCCCATTGCCACGATCGTGGGAGCGAAATCGCTCAGCCAATTCTGGATGGTCGGCGCGATCGCTAGCATCGTTTGGGTCGCTTTCGTACTCCTGATGCTCATCGCGGCGATCACCATGAGCTTGCCCCTGACCAAAGTTCTCGGATAG